The Pungitius pungitius chromosome 10, fPunPun2.1, whole genome shotgun sequence DNA window CGAGGGTCCCGGCCCCCCCATTAAGTACCAGTATGCAGAGCTGGGCAAGCTCTACACTGTGGTCTCCCAGCTGATCCGCTGCTGTGACGTCTCCTCGCGCATGCAGTCCTCTATCAATGGTGAGTTGTTGTGGGTTTTTTACTCTGCAACCACACCATATGGGATAGGAACTCTGAGCTTGTTATGGTTGAATCACCGAAGCAGAGTTGGAGCCCGATGAGGATTTTCATCCTTACTCAGGATCTAGTGACTGACAAACCAGCCACTCTGAGCATCTGTGTCGTGTACGCCGAGCTTAGAGCTGAGGGCTTTAATTGACAGCCTCACTTATTAGTAACTAAAATCATTTCAGATGAACTACTTTCCGTTGCTCCAGGtaaccctcccctccccaacccGTACGGCGACACCAACCTGACGACCCCGGTGATGCcggtgcagcagctggtggcGGAGATCTTGTTTGTGAGGACCAGCTACGTGAAGAAGATCATCGAGGACTGCAGCAACTCTGAGGAGACAGTGAAGCTGCTCCGCTTCAGCTGCTGGGAGAACCCTCAGTTCTCCTCCACAGTGCTCAGCGAGCTCCTCTGGCAGGTAAACCTTTCCCGCCGGCTATCACTCTGCAGGTGGCTCGCTCCCAAGTGTCTGCCCGACTTCAGATTGTGCGTGTTGTGCAGGTGGCGTACTCCTACACCTATGAGCTGAGGCCTTACCTGGACTTGCTACTACAGATCCTGCTCATCGAGGACTCCTGGCAGACGCACAGGTCAGAACGATTGCCCTGGTGTTTCATGTACGAATgctgcattgttttgtttggtgtGATCAGTGGGTTTGTATGTTTCTCCCCTCCCCTGTTTGCTTGTGTAGGATCCACAATGTGCTGAAAGGCATTCCCGATGACAGGGATGGGCTGTTTGACACCATCCAGCGCTCCAAGAACCACTACCAGAAACGGGCATACCAGTGCATCAAGTGCATGGTGGCCCTCTTTAGCAACTGCTCCGTGGCTTACCAGATCCTCCAGGTACACTTAGTGACGGAtggctctgtctctgtctgtctctcagcttGTCACTGAAAGGAAAATTGTTGTTCCCCTTAACTGATGGTTAGCGCCTCTCACTTCGCTCAGTAGGTGGCTGATATTCTGGCAGACACTGTAGACTAAAAGCGCCACAGCTACAACTGATTAATGCGGTGGAGACTCCCAGGGAAAGTTTCCCGTGTGTCCAACGCTGTGCTCTGTGACTCTCAGATGGGTGGACTGGTCCACATCTTTTCTCCGGTTTGCAGCAGATGCAGCTTGGCGACTTCTTAGGCACCATAAGCACAGTCTCAGCATGCATGGCACCAATCTAATCTTGTCTGTTAACATCTCAATATCATTTAACGAAGGCCGGCTATCAGtccgggggaaaaaaaggatttccaTACTCTTCACACAGTTGTTGCTTCTCTACTGCTTTCCATCTCTCTGAAACATCAACAAACATACGCCCAAGATTTACAAcagagacacttttttttattttgatctgtCCAAGCACAACACTAGAAAAGACAAATTTCCTGTTAATAAAGCTGCGCTTGTTGCATTGTGGAcaggtgcaggtggagctgcGATTGTAATCAGTTTCCTTCTTGTGCACACAGAGCAATGGTGACCTAAAACGGAAGTGGACGTGGGCGGTGGAGTGGTTAGGGGACGAGCTGGAGAGGAGGCCGTACACGGGGAACCCCCAGTACACCTACAACAACTGGTCCCCGCCAGTCCAGAGCAACGAGACCTCCAACGGCTACTTCCTGGAGCGTTCGCACAGCGCACGTATGACACTCGCCAAGGCCTGTGAACTTTGTCCCGAGGAGGTAAATGGCATTAACATTGTTCCCCGTCACAGACGttacaattacatttacattaatcCCCCAGTTTTAAGGACTGTGCAAAGGGAGCCGGATATTATTGAATACATTTGCAATGTACCGGATGTAGGCTGACAGTAGAAAAACATCTGTAGTTCTGAACAGCTGTGCAAAATCGCTGTGGAACTTTCATGATTAAGACAATAGAGACTGGGGTCTTATGGTTGcataaaaatatatgaataatggAAAAACCCCACAGTAAAACATAGCTATCCGATGCTGCTGTTTAAACAATGGTGTGCAGTGGTGAAGGTAAGAGATCCCATAGAATGACATACTGAACAGCTCTTATCTGGGATTTACAATAAACACTGAAAGTTTATTTCTaaggattcatttgttttttcatgtatttaaatatgaagGTTGGGTTTCTGGGGCTTGTTGATGTAGTTGATTCTTTGTTGCCAATTTTAAAATCTAACATTTATCAGATGCATTGGACCTATTAATTGTTTCTAGCAAGccattaaatgttaaataccGGCCCTACGATACAGATGACTATGTTTGCTATGCTGAATATGTTTGGTCTTGATTCATGGCTGCAGTTCACGATGCATACAAATAATTTTTTTGTTCTCACGTAAAATAAGTTACTTGTATTTATATGTTGAAAAATCCAGTCAAATTGACACACTTCTCCTGTAATATTCCATACACAGCTCAAGTGTACTCAGGGAAGCCCAGGGAAGGTCAGTATTTCCAGGCACCACAACataaaggaaggaaaaacaaatctgtttattctttgttttttttaagacagaATTGGCAGAGAGAATAAATAAGACCAGTTGGCTGATGTTTAGTTAGAAATGCACAGTTTAGAGTCCCCTGTAGCCCAACTAGTCATCAGTGGCAGAGGCTAGAAGCATTGTCATGTGACGTCCTCAAAGATTTCCCCATTTTCGTTTAGTAGCTCTTCCAATATGCACATGTGATAGAAGTATTGACATAAACACAGACCCCATAAACCCTTTACGCTTTGAGTCGTCAACAGTTTAATTCCCAGTATATACCTGCAGCGTGTATTATTGTTGTTCTGTTAACTTCTCAAACCTGTACGTAATGTGCTGGCCACACCGATCTAGTAAAAGAGAAGGTGGACAGGCTGTAACTGGCATGAGAGACATCCTGTAAAGCACCCAGTGATCGGCCAAAGCCTCGTCACTGCCAGTATGCGCTTCCTTTACGCCCTGCATGTGATTCAAAGCTCTGAACCTCAGCTCTACATCCCTACTTAGCTGTACTGTGCTTTAGGACAGATTGGCTTCTCCATGCCAAAATACTAAGTGGTAGTTACCTTTTAACTGGGGGAACCACTCCGTTTAGGAAAAATAAGACAATTTGATGAAACGAcccaatattttttcttttgtatttgtgtaaaaTCTCAGGCAGGAAGAAATAAAGCAGGTTTTGGTGTTATCTATTCGCACACAAACGTTTACATATTATACATTTGTGTTGATAGCCTGACAGGATCTGTTTTATTAACGTCATGTTGTCatatattaatgtgtgtgtgcatatgttcaACATAACACCCTGGCACATAGATACatattaatataaatacaaTAGCAGGATGCCCTATGGGTAAGGTCCAGctttagtacacacacacacacacacacacacacactatcccaTTCAGACCTAATTTACTCTCCAGCGTAACACAGTTGGAAATGGGGCTTTCCCACACAACCCCTCTGGTTTCACACTGATTCCCCAGCAGCTTAACATCGCTGTGCACATTTTCTCGAAGCGTGTTGCATTTTGAAGTTGTTGAAATTAACCTGTGATAACGCTGATCTCATGTTTGCTCAGGAGCCGGACGAACAGGAAGCACCCGATGATCAAGACTCGTCCCCGCCCGAGGACACCTCGCTGTACCCGCACTCTCCTGGGACGGCCCAGTTTCAGCAGGTAGCGTGTCAGGGTTCACGTCCGCATGGCGGCCGGTGACGTATGCAAGGCATTGTGGGTGCTGCTGTCCCGTTTACCGTTGGTTTTCTTATTATTGTGGCGGAGCAGCGAGTAGGAACCTAATCGATTTTTATAATGATATTTAAGCAACATTTGAACGTATTTATTTAAACTGTTAAGCCGCTCACGCTGATTTCCTTCAAATTATCCCCCTGAACAGAACAACCACCCCCATGGGCAGCCGTACACGGGGCCCGCTGCTCAGCACATGAACAACCCTCAGCGTCCCGGTCCGGCCTCCGCTCCGACTCCCGGCCCCTCCCAGACGGCCCCCGGCCCCAGTCCCACTCCGGGCCCCGGCTCACGAGCACAAGACAACTGGGAGAGCACAGAGGAGGCCCCGGCCCCGGCCCTGGCTCCCACACCGGCCCCCGCCGCGCCCACCACCGCCACTACCCCAGCGCCCGCCCAGCCCAAGGAGTAACAttccccccccatccaccccccTCGCCCTCTGCTGTGCCTCGAGCCTCAATGTCCcgctctctttcctctcatccTTCGGTCAACAGAGCTCCTTGCcgggtccctctctctctcgttctttctctctctctctctctctctctcctctctcgggCCCTTGGGCAGGGCTGAGCCAGGGCTCCCATCTACTCTCCAGGCCACCTATCTCCCATTGGCCCTCTGGGTGCCCCTCCCCTGGCTGCCCTGACTGCGTGACAGGGGGCCCCACAGGAGGCTGCGGAGGTGAGCGGAGTGGACAAGAGttctaataaagaaaaaacCTGAATCAGCTGACGCGCTTGTCTACACGACGAAAAGGTGTACATAGTATGTTAATGTTTCTGACTGTTCAGATCCCCCAGTAGCATAACTCTGTGTGGTTTGCTGTTTGGGAGATattatggaagaaaaaaaaacaaacaaacaaacaacaaacaaaatggaTATTATAAATAAGAAAAATGCCTAAAAAAACTAAGAAGACAACGactcctgtttgttttatcaCCCATGCTCAGCAGCAGTAGTTTGTTCTACCATCAGACGGTTACTGGTCATTCAACTGTAGAAGGACGCATtgttattatcataattatatTATTCTTAAGCTCCTTGGCAACCTTATGACCCATGCCAAATCAACTCACGAGCTGTGGTTGGTTTTAGTGTGAGATATGGAATGGTTGGGTGGACTTTTACGGTGTTTTGGTTGATGTGAAAAAGCAGTGATGCAACATTGTTCTGAAActcattgccttttttttttttttccttttctgtttgttctgGTAATTAATTCAACCCTTTTTGAGGCTCTAGTTGATGCTGTGACATTTAGCATGGCTTCTCACCAGAATAGTGTAGCCCAGGGGGAGACTTGTGATCATAACAAGCTGAAGCTTAATCCACATCTCCAGAGGGGTGTTGTTACccacaagttttttttctttttttttttctactcatCTACCCCCTCTACAACAAGGGCGATATTTTGAACCAATGTATGAATAAGTGGCTTTTCAATTGCACATAATAATCCTCCAACTTCAACATTTGGTAGTCCATTTTCGGTGGGTTAGACAGCTTAGCTTTCATTGTTAGGAATTCTGAAAAATGAAACACATATGCAACAGAAACGCTGTGCCGGATTGGGGGGGGTCGTCACCTGGTTTGTGACACTGGTTTGCGTCTGTCTCTTCAATGGCGCCGAGTCGTAGACAGACCCGTTGGCCGTGGAGCTGGTCGGGTTCAGCGCCCCTCGCCCTGCGGCCCCACAGAGGGGTCGCACCGTAACAATAGCGGCTCGTTAGTCATCTGCAACATGAGCTAATTTCTAATTCTGTAGGAGTAAAAGGTAAACATCAGTAAATACTGTAATTGGTAACTTGAATGCATGTATtttttgaatcttttttttttttttgtcaaacataCCAAATACtcctgcaaatgaaaatattctgCCCATcgtattatatttaaatattttgctCTTATTTTATagaatttattttgttgtatttcacaaaaaaaaatagaatttgaTTTAAGAGGAACATTTTTGTCcttgtgttatttttaaagGAGATATTGACTGTACAGAGTTCTGCGCCCTGTTTTTTGCCGACTTTTGTTTTGGCCATGGTGTGACGTTGAATTCTGGAGCTACAGTCGCGATGTGGACTTTCACTTTGTGAGGTTTTTTGTGCACagaaatataacaaaaaaagcattgcGCCCTTAGCAAATAAAGAACATGGAATCTTGCCCGTGTGTCATTTTTACTTGTGGATAACATCTGCCAAACAATGCTGTTGTACACATGAACAAAATGCCTATTTACATTGCGTGATAAGACCTTATTAGAAACAATGCAGTGTTTTGTGCTGCAGCTGAACAGTAAGGGTAGGATATTAGTGTTTGCATTGTCTCAAACTGCCAGCTAGGTGTGTTGCATCAGTGTGACTAAAACAGCCTGCCAATTACACCTGCActgagttgcattatgggaaatgtaggaacCAGTGTTTGGCACATGAAGTGAAAGGTTTAGCATTATGgatattattgtttttaaaggcAAGAAGTTATTCAGCATTTCTCAAGAGAAACAATCCCCTCACTATTTGAGTGTTTCATCTGATGTCTCCTacaccagtggttctcaactggtctggatccaggacccaccatcaccccttaatgacaagccgcgaccctaatcgaggaacattctcacaATCAAGTTCataggatgtttaattatcctaaaaacccaatgtcccCCATAttagaatggtttgacccaacctgctGAAAGCATGGACAGACGCCGGCAAAAAAACACtccgcatttaaaaaaaagtcccttcaaaataaaatcacaggatgaatttttattttcccatgcaaaggccagcacccactagttgagaatcactgtccTACACTGTTACTTGCTCCAATAGCAGTTTGGAGTTTCATCGTAATGTTAAAATAGCCCTTAAAAGCACAGAAGCTTTTTTCATGTTCTATTGTGATTGTGTGGAAccagaaatgaataaaaggcaACGGTTCTTTTGGAACAGGATTTTATTAAGAAAGTCGGATTTagttctccttctcctggaCGGTCTTTGTTCCACGCAGTCTGCCTGTACGACGGGCAGCGATGAGACCGACCTTGCGACCAGCAGGTGCGTCCCTCCTGATGGTTGAGGGTTTGCCAATATGCTGATGGTTACCACCACCGAAGGGATGCTCAACGGGCTGCACAGAGGGGGACAAAAGACACCAGTTTTACATCCTCACGTTGAGCAGCACAACAAAAATCCACTTTCTTTACTGAGTGCAGCTCTAAGGTTATAAATAAATGAGATCTAGAGAccaagcacacaaacaagctCTTATTTAAGAAACGGTTTTGTTATAAAGTGTTCAGTGAGACAAATTTTGGACTCTAAATATGAGGGATTaattttgaaattaaaaacagcagaagggTAAAACCAACACCATCCAACTGGGATTGAAAGTGAGTGGTCATGGCTTCTCCATTTAAGAGCACATTGCTCAGCAGTCTGAGTGCACTCAAAATGTGCCCGATCGAGTCCGTCTGAAAAGGCCTCATTAGCTATTGAGACCTGCGGGGAGCCATGTGAAGTACCATTTCTAACATAGGGCTTCTCTTCATTAGAAACCGAACAAGAGATTCTATACGCTACATTTGgaacaaaaccacaaaaactaAAATTTCAAGATTTGACTGACAAAAGAATCCATTTAGCAAAATACGaccaaataaaatgctttaataGATAAACCCACTCAATAAAGATTGCCATGATCCCTCATCCTCTGGACTTTGTCAAGTACCTTCTCTCCATAGACAGAGATGCAGCGTGCTCGTGTTCACTTACGTTCATAGCCACACCACGCACACGTGGCCAGCAGTTCCTCTTGGCCTTGTACTTGTGGTAGGCACGACCTGCCTTCAGGATGGGCTTGTCAATACGACCACCTCCAGCAACGACACCTTAAACACAAAAACCGGGCAGCGCTGGTCAGAAAATGCACCAAGGCTCACATTGCACAGATGGGTCACTACAAGGCGAGCAGGAAACATCAGATCCATTGAAGACACTTTGAGCCTCCTCACCGACAACAGCTCTGTTGGCAGAGGCGATGACTTTCTTTGAGCCGGAGGGCAGCTTGACTCTGGACTTCTTGGTCTCCGGGTTGTGGGAGATGACTGTGGCGTAATTTCCTGACGCGCGGGCCAGCTTGCCTCGGTCACCGGGCTTCTCCTCCACACAACAGATGATGGTTCCCTCGGGCATGGTGCCAACGGGCAGGACATTGCCAATGTTCAGCTGAGCTGTGGAATTAAAACAACGCGTAAAACACAGGCACCACACGCTTAAAACATTGCTAATTTCTATCCAACAATGCCCTTTTACAAGTATCTGCTATGTCCCGTCACACTGCGATCATTCGCCCACCAATCGGCTGATGACCATTTTAGTGAAGTTTGATTGATAGCCTCTATGATGGTCAGCCATATGATGCGCATATGGTTGACCATATGCCATCCAATGTCAAACATCGTCAATAGGCATTTTCCTGCTTTCTCTCCTGCTCTATAATTTGCTCAAAAAAGAGCACAAGACACTCAGCACGTGATCTTAACTTCTGCCCCCCTCTAAATTAGTTTCATTAAAAAGGTACAGCTTTCCAAGTACTGCTGCCCAGCGACATGCAGACATGCTTATTGATCTGCCAGGAGGGATGACTTAACAGATCAAGTGATCAGAAGAAACTGCTTCCCACTGACAAGCCCCAAAAAAATCCAGATCAGTGCACCCTTACAACTTTAACCTTTAACTGTAGGTGAACTAAATTCACCAAAACGAGCAGACAACGTCAATGTTGTGCTGTCAAAAAATGTTCATTGTTACAGCAATCAAACAAGTGGACGATGACAACTCGAAAATACTTTGAACCTCAAGTGATCCTGCATTGACTTTAGATAAACGTAATTAAAACTTTTATGATGTGCAAACACAACTGCATCTACGATGACCCCTTCACCTGCGAACCACGTTGGGTcacacacagcaaacagagTGGACAGCAGACTGGTCCCAGCGGGTACAGCGTCTCACCTTTCTTGCCGCAGTAGATGAACTGTCCGGTGTGAATGCCCTCAGCAGCGATGAACAGCTCTGTCCTCTTCTTGAAGCGGTATGGGTCACGGAAGGCCACCTTGGCCAGCGGAGCACCACGGCCAGGGTCGTGGATGATGTCCTGAGGAGAGGGTCAGGGTGGAGGAAAGATACGTCAGTCCGGGTTCAAGTGTGACAACTTTAATCGGCTACTAAACAAGGCTTTCAGGTTACCTTCACGATCCCCTTGATGTAGCCATGACGTTCGGCGAAGTCAATGTGACGGAGTTTAGCAGCACCCTTCCTGTGCTTCACGTGGGCTTTGAACACGGAGCCCgcaccttttctctgtccccTGATCACACGTCCCATCGTGTCCTGAAACCAGCGGGACAGCGTTCAGGCCTTGTGATTAATGCTAACGGCTAATGACtgacttacacacacaaacacacacacgttggttACGTGGTTAAACAGCCACGTTCTGATCAAAGCAGCGAAGACCAACTTTATCCCAATTTTTTAACTTAATTAATTATACTTGAGAGCAAACAGTTGATGCTTCACACGGCAAGCTAATGTGTGCTAACCGGGCGACATGACCCGGGGTGTCGTTAGATAGTAACGGCAGTGTACTGCGTGTACCTGTAGTTGTCATTTAATTAAGATACCTCGCTTGTCCCCACTGTTtacttaaaatgaataaactcaGAAACGTCGCGCCGGTTGCGGCTGTCGGCCATTGAGCCGCTAAACACCGCAGTTACTGCCCCGTGTCCCCGCGGAGCAACTCACAACCACAAATAAATGCTTCAGAAAAGATCTGCCTACAAAATACTCAGTAAAATGTAATGGTAACAATTCAGCGGATATTACAAAGTGTTGTATTACAGTGGATGAACTAAGAAAAACCTGATTTAGAGGAGATTTTGTGACGGGAATCGGACTGAAGATGTCATACCTAAACTCCGTTGACGGAAAGAGGAAGTGTAAGGGAGGTGCGGAGGTTTTCTTCCGGATAACTCGCcgcggtgcatgctgggagttgGAGGCAGATTAATATTGACGTGTAGGAAAGTACACTCAGAATTTGTTTCAGAAAATTAAACTcaattcaaaaacatttctaaGGTTTACCAGctgcagtttttttaatttgagctTGTTGAAGACCAAAACAAAACTCCCGTCTTGTGTCAGAACAATTATCTTTCTTTGCTTACCATTTATTTCtgacattatcattattatggGCAGATTTGTTCGTTTTACCAATCATTTAAGTTGTGAGCCCTCCTTTCTTTTGTTAATTAGGGATTCAGAATATTTGTTCTTACCTTCTTTTGCCTTGTGATTAGGATAtgatatataaaatgtatagatTAACAATCAATTACCTATACATTTCTATACATCATTGTATATAAATCctatttatctttttaatttatttttataaagctTATATTGTTTTTAAGGTATCTATTACCTAACTCCAACTTTAAAAGTACGACGATGCAGTTTAAAATGTCGGAGtaccattcaattcaattcaattcattttattttgtatagcccaaaatcgcaaattacaaatttgcctcagagggctttacagtctgtacacatgcaacatcctctgtcccgaaaccctcacatcggcacaggaaaaactccccaaaatatgaaaaaaacccttcaatggggaaaaaagggaagaaaccttagggagaacgtcagaggagggatccctctcccgggatttTGAATGTACAACCTCCAAACCAACATAATTCTAAATGCATTCAGATAACAgcatattaaaatgtttaatttgtaattgttaaaaaaaaaaggtgtcacaTGTAATAGGCTTGAAGATTGAATCTCACTTTACTTGATGTGTTACATAAATATTTGTTGGTCATCATCTCACTCTACAATGAACATTTGCACACACCATGGTCATTGTTTTTGCACACTGCTGTCCTGAACATGTTGCAGCTCTTTAGAttttaaactgttttattttacacatatcGTGAACTCCCATTTAATATCCGATTTGTTAGGTGAGTTTCCATCGGAGACCACAAGATGGCAGCAGTGCAACACTAAAGGCGCCAAAGAGCTCCCCGCTGACACGAGGAGGACGTGTTCAAACCAAAAAGCCCGTCCATTTGTTCCCTTGGAATACTTCTTAAAATATGTTGTATAGTGATTATTACTGCGTCTGTGAAGAGTGGCGAGTAAACGTTACGTACTTCAGAGATATATTCAACATGCTTGTCTCTCTTGGAGAGAATATATTTTCTCCTCCAGCGGTCTGTCCAAAGGGAGATTTCCTTGTTTTatcatctttaatgtttaatgagtTCTGTTGACTTCTGGGTGTTTCCTCTCACCATACAAGAAGAAAAGGTGTTGAGCAACAGATGGTTCCCCTCCTGAGTTGAGTGTGTCCCACAGGAGGAACAACACGGCTGTGAttaatgagacacacacacacacacaggcctgacACTGCAGGTGATAAATATGTGGTTCAGTTATTATGATGCTGTATTGTTATATGCTGTCCCTATAGTACAACATGCAAACTGCAAACACGCTCAGACACACCGCTTTTGTCTGGTCTTTAtcctttatttttctattttttacacAGCTCTGTAGGTTTGTATTACTGTCACGACAAATATATCAGTCAGAGTTGCTCCAAATGGTCGGAAACTGTCGATATTTGGTAAATGACTTAATCTGAATAATTTCCACTTGTAATCAACCTggctttttaattcatttgtcattattttttcattgcATTGTCAACGTGGTTAGTTCCATCAAGTCAAATCCATTTGAGGGGACCCTTTAGTTTCCATACAATCTGTCAAATTCCTAAAAGAGTGACATGAGttaaaagagaaacagaaacagcAAATAGCAGTTTAGCAAATAGTAAAGCTGACCACAACAATTGGTTTCTGGGTTTCGTTGATGTGGAGCAAAGGGGCCTCCCCATCATGCGGTTTACGGCATGTTCAGTGTCGACTGTGATGCTAAACGCAGGCAAGTTGTACCTTTACAGCTTGCATAACAAACAGACTTCTGGCTGCTCGTGTTGACGCCAGCAAGAGAGATGGATTCTCTGGATAAAGACAGTTATACTTCTAAAATTATTTTTGATGCGTCTCATTCACATAAAACACGTAAAGTCACTGCTTTTACTGCAGAGTGGGATGTGAAGAGTGGTACCCGTGCATCAGTAGTCCTTATATAGTGACCTTCGACCTGTGATTGCGGCTTCTGTTCCTTTCAAGCATCCTTCTTTTAGGGTTTTCCCATTTTCAATTAGTTTCAATGGACCGTTTTCAGCTGCATGCAGTAAAGTTTAGAGGTGTTTTTCTACCTCAGATCCTCGCTGGTTCCCTCCTCTTTAACTCCAACCAGCTAAGAAAACGAGTAGAGACCGTGAGAATCCGGGAGAATTAGTGAGAGACACTACTGAGTAAAGTGAATTACCTCCATGAATTATCACCCGATTCTTCCTCAGCTGTGGATGGCTATTCAGCTTAGTTTTTTGTTTCAGATAACACTTTTTATTCAGTCTTTCCGCTCTGGAGCCAATGAAAAGGGTCACCACACATGCAAACAGTCACAGTTAGCAATTAACTGGTGAACATGGTTGAATTGGTCTATATTCATTCGGGCAAAAAGCAGgttttaatgtttattattAGGTCacgacatttaaaaaagtacattttaggctaaaacatttaaatgaattaatccAACAAGCTGCAAGATAGAAGTAAGGAGATAGAACATATTTTGGGGGGATTTGCTGGTCTGCTCATCTTCATCTGTGTCTGCAGATGATTGTATGTCTACGTTTACGTAACAAGTCATCTGCTCCATCTGCTGAGTGAAGCGAACAAAGAGGAACATAAACGGCACCCACGAGACCCAAGTGTAAGCTTTAAGAAAAAGGAGCGTCTTTGATGACtcttgacccctgacctcccaGTGGTGGAACAACCCTTGAACTCGGCAAGAAGGAaactgcagagctgcagatgtGACAACAGAGCTCCATTCTGCTGTCCAACAACCTAATGCtgcactgtgtgcgtgtgtgtgtgtgtgtgtgtgtgtgtgtgtgtgtgtgtttggctcctCATCATTAATAGAGTTTGCTTTGTCACATCTGGGGCAAAACAGAACAATAGAGCTGAaacaccaacaacacacacggacatttgtgtatattttactgtttctgttgcaggaaaaagaaaagttccTGTTTCCTGCTTCTCTCAGATCTAATCAGATTATGAGTTTCTGCTCCTCTCCTTGCTGCAGCCTGGGAACATTATTAATGACATAAGTAGGACAAATCATACATGATGCAACAGATTTATATACAtagacatattttaaatattccttGTGAATGTATTTCCAGCGAGGAGGTTTAGAAAATATTCTGCTGACCCCCCTAAAAGGTGTTGAGATTGAAGATAAGAAAAAACTGCATTCAGATCTCAGACTTGAAGACAAGACCATTTACGTGTTAAACCCCGCTAGCAGAAAGATTCAAAATAAAGCCAACTGATGTCTAGTAggcaatgatttaaaaaatgaagattCTTTACTAAAGATTCAACGCTAAATAAAAGTATTCCATTACATATTTTGTACAAACCAAACACTGGTGCTAGATAGTTAAATCTctgcat harbors:
- the rpl8 gene encoding large ribosomal subunit protein uL2 codes for the protein MGRVIRGQRKGAGSVFKAHVKHRKGAAKLRHIDFAERHGYIKGIVKDIIHDPGRGAPLAKVAFRDPYRFKKRTELFIAAEGIHTGQFIYCGKKAQLNIGNVLPVGTMPEGTIICCVEEKPGDRGKLARASGNYATVISHNPETKKSRVKLPSGSKKVIASANRAVVGVVAGGGRIDKPILKAGRAYHKYKAKRNCWPRVRGVAMNPVEHPFGGGNHQHIGKPSTIRRDAPAGRKVGLIAARRTGRLRGTKTVQEKEN